Sequence from the Syntrophaceae bacterium genome:
CAACGAACCACCCCGCCCTGGTGATCCTCATCGATTACCCGGGATTCAACCTCCGCTTCGCCAGAGAGGCGAACAGGGCAGGCATCCCCGTCTTGTATTACATCAGCCCGAAAATCTGGGCCTGGGGAGCCGGAAGAATCGAAAAAATAAGAGAGTCCGTGGACAGAATGGCCGTCATCTTTCCCTTCGAGGTTCCCCTATATGAACAAGCGGGCGTGGACGTCACCTACGTGGGGCATCCGCTCCTGGACCTCGTCCGGGCTGAAGGACCCGTCCCGGAAATCCGGCGGCGCCTGGGCCTGGCGCCGGACCGGACTACCGTCGCCCTGCTGCCGGGAAGCCGGCGGGGGGAACTGGACCGTCTGCTCCGTCCCATGCTCGGGGCGGCGGACATCCTGAGGCGGCAGATCCCGGATCTCCAGTTGCTGCTCCCCCTGGCGGACACCCTTCCGGAAGACCTCGTGCAGGAACGCCTGAAACAGAGCGCCGTTCCCGTTCAGCTTGTCCGCCGGAACACCTACAACGCCGTCGCCGCCTCCGACGCGGCCATTGTCGCATCGGGCACAGCGACGCTGGAGACGGCCCTGCTGGGTATTCCCATGGCGATCGTGTACAAGGTTTCCCCGCTGACCTACCCGTTCGCCCGTCTCGTCATTCGCATCGACCACATCGGACTTCCCAACATCATCGCCGGCCGGACGATCGTCCCCGAGTTGATCCAGGGTGATGCAAGCCCGGAACGAATCGCGGACGAGATCCTGCCCCTCCTGACGGACAGCTTCCGGAGAACGGCCATGACGGACGCCTTTCGCGAGGTCCGGCTGAAATTGGGAACGGGCGGCGCCGCCCGCGAAGTCGCACGGATCGCCTGCGCCATGGCGCGGGGAAAAGGAGATTCATCTTGGATATCTTAAAACGCCTCTTTCGCCTGGCCAAACCCCACACGGCCAAGCTGATTCTGGCCATGTTCTTCATGCTCATCGTGGGAGGGCTGACGTCCGTCCTGGCCTTCCTCGTCAAGCCCGCCCTGGACGACATCTTCGTCGAGCGGAACGCCCGGATGCTTCAATGGATCCCCCTGGCCGTCATCGGGATCTACCTGGTGAAGGGCGCATGCACCTACGCCCAGTCGATCATCATGAACTGGATCGGCCAGCGGATCGTCACGGACCTCCGGAACCAGCTCTACAAGCAGATCCAGCAGCAATCCCTGTCTTTCTTCACGAAGAATCCCACAGGCGTCCTGATGTCCCGGATCACCTTCGACGTCAACTATATCCA
This genomic interval carries:
- the lpxB gene encoding lipid-A-disaccharide synthase codes for the protein MANTPNILILTGEASGDLYGARVVEAMKEIAPDLSFSGVGGMHMRAASVNLLADVSDLGVVGLTEVLGKLGRIRALFTGLRRFLATNHPALVILIDYPGFNLRFAREANRAGIPVLYYISPKIWAWGAGRIEKIRESVDRMAVIFPFEVPLYEQAGVDVTYVGHPLLDLVRAEGPVPEIRRRLGLAPDRTTVALLPGSRRGELDRLLRPMLGAADILRRQIPDLQLLLPLADTLPEDLVQERLKQSAVPVQLVRRNTYNAVAASDAAIVASGTATLETALLGIPMAIVYKVSPLTYPFARLVIRIDHIGLPNIIAGRTIVPELIQGDASPERIADEILPLLTDSFRRTAMTDAFREVRLKLGTGGAAREVARIACAMARGKGDSSWIS